A region of the Rissa tridactyla isolate bRisTri1 chromosome 18, bRisTri1.patW.cur.20221130, whole genome shotgun sequence genome:
GCTGGGTCCCAAAGCGAGGGCTCCTCTGGAAAAGCCACCGGGAGAAGGGCTTGTAAGGCCAAGGGCAGCCACCGGGGAGCCGTCGAGAGGCAGCCACGAAACGACATCCCACCCCAGGAGAGGACATCCCACCCCAGGCACGTCCTCGAGCCACGGGTCAGGACCCCCGTCTTGGCATCCGCTTAAAAACGCCGTCCCCAAACCCCTCCCGGCTGTGGGGTTCTGGGGTCACTGGTGGCTGCTGGGGGTCAGGAGGAGGGACTGCGACGTGACGGtccccgggggccgcggggaccTCAGACCCGCTCACCCCGCTCCATCCCCACCACCCAGGAGCTGGGTCGGGGCTCGCTGCGGCTCGGGGGCTTGCCGGGCTCCAGCAGCCGGTCCGAGGACTCGCCAGTACTTTCCAGTTTGGCGTAACCCACCAGGCTGACGTGGTCCAGCCGGGGCCAGCTCCGGTTCTTACGGTCCTTGATGggggccaccagcagcacccccGGCCGACCGAGGTCCAGGGACTTGGAGTGTCCCGGGGTGTGGAGCTGCGCGTCCAGGCCGAACTCCTCCGGCTCCGCGCCGGGGCAGCCGCCATCCATGTTGATGACAACGTGGCCACCACCATCACGGCCGTGGCCACCTCCATCATGGTCCTGGCCACAGGGCGCAATGCTGCCGCCCTGGGAGAGCCGTGGGTCTTCAAGGGGATGCTCGGCGGGGcccccctctgccctctgcccggccccccgcgccgccaCGTCCAGCAAGCGGTTGTTGAGCTTGATGACGGGCAATGCCAAGGCGCCGACAGCCGAGGAGAGAAGGGACTCGGCCCCGGCGCGGCAGGAGAGGCTGAGGTTGGCCTCGGCGGAGGCGCCGGGGCGGAGGCTGAGGAGGGAGGCGGTGGGGGACGCTGCCGGCTGCTGCAAGAGCTCAGCCGCGGTCTGGAGCCTGTTGGGGCCGTAGCAGTCGGACCACTTGttgccagggctgggctggcaggagagaTCCACCTGGTAGCAGCCCTCCACGCACTCGGCGTTGGCCTTGGGGACGGGCTGGCCGTCCCCGCGCTGGCAGTGCCCGTCCTCGGGGCCGGCGCCCTCAGGGAGACCCGCCGCCATGGAGTAGAGTCCCTTCTGCATCAGCCTGCGGGTCTCCATGTCCCTGTTCTCGTACAGCATGGTGTTGGCGCAGATGAAGATGAAGAGCCCGATGCCCATGATGACGGGGCCGATCAGCTTGAGCTTCTCACTGTGGGGCACGTGGCGCCCGGCGGCCACCTCCCTCCTCATGTCCCCTGCCATGCTGGTGTTCCCCGCGCCGGCCACGGTGCTCCCAGGTCCCCGGTGGGGCCAGTAGCCCACCACGGCGATGGTCATGCCCACCAGGACCACCGAGATGCCCACCATGACGAAGGCTCCTGACGGCGAGCGCATGCGGAGCTGCCCCTTCACCGGCACCTCCGGCGGTGACTTGCGGCGCAGGCGGCGTCCCCGGCGCCGCGGCGGGACGCGGGGGGGTGGTGGCTTggtcccccccgcctccagctCCCGCACGGGGCCGTTGGTTTCGGCGCTCTCGGCAGTCATCCTCGCCGGCTCGGCCGCTCCTCCTGCGGGGGGGCAGGAGAAAAAGGTGAGGAGGCATCActgggctgggggcgggggggggcgcgcgTCCGGGATGCCGGGAGCATGGGGACCACAGGGACACTGGGAGCATGGAGATGCTGGGACCATGGGAGCACAGGGACGCCGGGAGCAAGAAGATGCTGGAAGCTCTGAGGAGCACATGGACACTGGGAACAGAGGGatgctgggaacactgggagcagggggatgccAGGAACATGGGAAGCATGGGGATGCTGGGAGCGTGAGGATGCCAGGAGTATGAGGCATGGGAACACCAGGAGCATGGGGATGCCAGGAGGACGGGGACCACAGGGACActgggagcagggggatgccAGGAACATGGGGAACACAGGGACATCaggagcacagggatgctgggaaCACTAGGAGCACGGGGATGCCAGGAATATTGGGAACATGGGGATGCCAGGAACATGGGGAGCACGGGGACACGGGGAACATGAGGATGCCAGGAGCATGAGAGGCATGGGAACACCAGGAGCATGAGGATGCCAGGAACACGGGGACCACAGggacactgggagcacagggatgcCAGGAACACGGGGACCATGGTGATGGTGGGAGCATGAGGACGCCAGGAGCATGAGAGGCATGGGAACACCAGGAGCATGAGGATGCCAGGAGCACGGGGAGCACCGGGACACTGGGAGCACGGGGATGCCAGGAACATGGGAAGCATGGGGATGCCAGGAGCACGGGGACCACAGGGATGCCAGGAGCAAGAAGATGCCAGAAACATGGGGAGCACATggacactgggagcacagggatgctgggaacactgggagcagagggatgccAGGAAAacagggagcacagggacacCGGGAGCACAGGAATGCTGGAACActgggagcagggggatgccAGGAACATGGGAAGCATGGGGATGCCAGGAGCACGGGGACCACAGGGACAACAGGAGCAAGAAGATGCCAGAAACATGGGGAGCACATggacactgggagcacagggatgctgggaacactgggagcagggggatgccAGGAACACAGGGAACACAGGaacactgggagcacagggatgcCAGGAACATGGGGACCATGGTGATGGTGGGAGCATGAGGACACCAGGAGCATGAGAGGCATGGGAACACCAGGAGCATGAGGATGCCAGGAGCACGGGGAGCACCGGGACACTGGGAGGAGGGGGATGCCAGGAACAGGGAGGGCACAGGGACATCAGGAGCACAGGGGACACCAAGTCCACAGGCTGCACCACGTCAGGGCCCGGCAGCTTTCCTCTCCCCCCTCGCCTGCCTACTCTCCTCGAGGTACTTCCCTCTCCCAGCTCGGGAGCAGCGGAAGGGCCAAGGGGCTCCCTCCGGCCGCGCTGCCGAAGCCTGAAATCTCACATCCCAACCCCCAGGACCCCGCTGCACCGTCACGGAGACATCGCCGGCATCGGGGGCCCAAATGATCCATCCTGGGTCACTGAGTCCTACGACACCTCCAAAAGGCTGCCACGAGCCACTCGGCTCACCAGCAGCGAGGGAAGGGGCGGTTCATTTGcctgctggggaaactgaggcacgggcggCACACGGAAACCCAACCCGAAGGTCGGAGGAAGCCGTACGGGGCCCTGCAAGCGACGCCGCTCCCCGTGTCGCTCCGCTGGCTATCCACACGCGACCTGAAAACCTGAACCAACATCCCACTATCCTCGAGCTGCTCGTCAGACCACGGGACTCACCAACCCAGCGCCCAGGCGGGATTTGAGCTGAAAGAGCCTCTTTTCCTTATCTCCCGCGCCGGGGGGGGAAGCCGACGCGCTCAGCGCATCCACAGGCTCCTGCCCTCGCACACACTGAGATAAAGCTCCGCACCCCGGGATTTACGGGGCGTTCCAGTGTGTTTAATTTTCTCCAGTACCTTGATTTCTAGACGAGCAAGAAGGTGTCAAAATTGCTGCCAAAACCAGCCCGGCAGGGAAGCATCGGCATCAGGGAAGCCACGGCTGGCACCGTCGCGCACGGGGTAAGTGGTGCCCCGCCGTACGGGGAAGCTAAAACACGCTCTGCACGTGTCCccgactgaaaaaaaaaaaaaaatctttaaaaaaaaaaaaaaagaaattaaataaccTCATGTGGAGGGGAATCGGGTATCCGTGCAGGCCGGCCGCGGCGTGCCCGGCGGCGGTGGGCAGCGTGGCCGGGCAGGACGGGCTGTCCGAGCCCCGGTCCGTGTCCGAGCCCTGTCCCGCATCCGCTGGCGCCGCCGGTTGGGAATGTCGCCCGGGTTCTTCCCGCACCGTGCCGCCGGCGGGAGCGGGCAAGCGCCGCAGGGTGGCCCCCGGCCAAGGGATGCTGCGGAGGGGactcgccccgccgccgcttctTACAGCGCGAAAGGAGAACGTTCATCGAACACGGCAGCGTCAATATTCCGCAATTAAAAGCCGGGAAGTAAAATCAACGGGGAAAAACCCCGGCAGGAGGAGGGTGACCCTCTAATTTTACTCTCCCGAGACGAATGAAGCACCGAGAGCCAACGACCAGCATCACCCACGGCAGAAAAATAAGATACTGAGTTTTTTGgtcgccttccccccccccccccccccgagtcttAATCATCTTAAGGTGTTATTAGCATGAGAGGGAAGGAATTAAAGATATGAGTTGCAGGATGACAGCGTGTTCCTGGCACAAGGCTGTCAAGCTGGGACCATTTGAATAAGGGAGAtttagaggcaaaaaaaaataaaaaaaaatcaacccccaaacaaaacaaccccaacccacagccccccgctgccgggggcgggggggtgggggggggggaggagggggggtgaaACCTTCCTGGGAAAGAAGCCGATAATCCCGCATTCCAAGGCAGGGGGAAACACAAGAAACCCAACGCGACGGTCACCCTGAatggaaaaaatgactttttaaatatttgggtATTAAAGGGAAACAATCGGGCACTCGAACGCATCCCAACgactgggggcttttttttttttttttttttttttgcctccaaaTGCCTTAATTTAGGTTCTGTCCCAGCTTTCTCTAATTACCATCTTAGATTCCACTTCTCTTAAATTTATATTAAACCCTTTAAATACCTCGCCGGCTACTTAGGgattaaaataagtaaaaccCCCCGAAACCGCCAGAGCGGAGCGAAGGCTTTTTGATACCggcttgcgggggggggggggggggggaactgtgACCTCCCCCGGGGTTCGCGGCCCCCGAAGCCACCCTGAACACCCCCCCCCACAGCAGCCACCCCCTGGTTTTGTCTCAGCACCTTGGATGCGCCTTTTTAAACCCAATTCTGCCGTTATCGCCtttaacacacacacatccccccgccccccccgagcccctgcTGGAGCCAAAGCCCAGGCCCACGGGGGCCACGACCCCCCCGCCAAAGTCCCCGGCAGGGTGTTGTGCCGGCTCCCGGCGATGTTCATCCAGGTCGTGCTGGGATGTTGGTCCCACGATTCCGCACTGGATACGTCCCACGGGGGTGAGGCGTGGGAGCCGGGGTGCTGGAAAATGGGTTCAGCAGCACCCAGGGGGTgtccacccccccacacccccccacacccccccaggctGGGTCTGAAATAACTCCATTCCccgctccctcttcccttccccgggcacagggatggggataCAGGGATACAGGAGGGACAGGCAGATCCGGCAACCTCCCTCCGGGTGGGGACCCGACCTtggtccccccctgccccccccccccgcccccgagcgCCTCTCCCCTTATCTCCCCCATAGCTGCCTGCTTTCTGAAGTTGGAGCATTTAATTGCTCATCGTCGGGGCTGGTTGTTCCCAGAGTtcaaaaccattatttttattaatagaatCCCCAAGGTTATATaagctctttattaaaaaaaaaaaaaaaaaaaaaaaaaagaaattaaaaaaaaaaaaaaaagaatagaaaagccCAGCGCTGCCATCCAATTCTGCAACTCGCAGACGCCGACACTCAGGCGAATGGATTAATTCAACGCCGGAGCAGCGGCGCTAGGCTGggatgggggtcctgggggtggTAGGGGGACAGCCCGGTCCCCtggtggggacaggaggtggcccggggccccccccggccacccccctgCAGCCCGGAGGCAGCCGCGGTTCAGCGGGACCCGACGCCTCCGGTTTTGAGGTTTCGCTTCCCCAGCGGGGAGGAATGACGGGATGGAAATGGAAACGCCGTTAGCGTTATGGAGCGAGATGAGGGGCTGCATCCGCCGCTGCCAGGGTCGGAGTTAAGCTCCCAATCCCCGCAATAAGCCCGGCATTAAAATAAACGCAAATATTTCtctaatcccccccccccgcatccgccccccccgccatcaCGAAGGCATATTGCCGGctccaccctcccaccccaaTCCTCTCCCGTCGCCTTCGCAGACAGACGCTCTGAAAATTTGACGCTAAATCCCAACGCATCCCACAACGGCAGAGCTGGCCCGGCGGAGGGGGGGAAAAGCGGAATTTGGGAAGGGTCCCTCCCGCAGGCGGGTCCCTGCATCCCGGGGTGCCCTGGGGATGCTCTGGCCCTGCCGTGACTGTGCTGCCTGCTTGAGTTTGTGGCGTGCCACGGGGCTATCAAAAAGCAGATTTGGCCTCAAAAATCTCCCTGCGGCTGAGGGATGAGGGGCTGCGCCGGTGCCTGGCGGTGCCACCCCGGTGATGTGCTGCGGGAGATGCCAGCCAGCTCGGGGACAAAAACCGCAGGCAGCACTGAGGGCAgctgcctccccctgccaggTTTATGCCCCTGTTTTTTCCCGGATAACCCCTGGAAAGGGTTTGGGCGCAGGACGGACCCCACCAGGCCAAGCAGGGATTTAAAACTCTGCATCTCCCCGGGGAGAGCGTTTCTATCGCTGCTGGCCTGCCCCGCTCCGGGCTGCGATGCCCGTCCTCGGGGCATGGCCCGTCCTGCACCCAGGATCCATCCTGCACCCAGGatcccatcctgctcccaggatCCATCCTGCTCCCAGGATCCAGTACTGTATCCAGGATCCATCCTGCACCCAAGATCCCGACCTGCACCCAGgatccccatcctgctcccaggatCCATGCTGCACCCCGGATCCCGTCCTGTACCCAAGATGCATCCTGCACCCAGGATCCAGTCCTGTATCCAGGATCCATCCTGCACCCAAGATTCCATACTGCTCCCAGGATCCATCCTGCACCCAGGATCCCGTCCTGTACCCAGGATCCCACCCTGTTCCCAAGATCCATCCTGCACCCAGGATCCTGTCCCGTATCCAGGATCCATCCCGTACTCAGGATCCATCCTGCACTCAGGATCCCATCCTATACCCAGGATCCCATCCAGCACCCAGGATCCAGTCCTGTATCCAGGATCCATCCTGCACCCAAGATCCCGACCTGCACCCAGgatccccatcctgctcccaggatcccaccctgctcccaggaTCCATCCTGTACCCAGGATCCCTTCCTGTATCCAGGATCCCATCCTGCTCCCAAGATCCATCCTGCACACAGGATCCCTCCCGTACTCAGGATCCATCCTGCACCCAGGATCCCATGCCACACCCGAGATCCATCCTGCACCCAGGATCCATCCTGTATCCGGGATCCATCCTGCACCCAGATCCCATCCTTGTGAGTCTTCCGCACCTCACCCCGGCAGAGCATCACCCCGGGGAGCTGGTACCAGGAGCAGCCCAGGCTGCAACAACCGCTCCAGAAATGCCTGACAAACAGAAAGCCCCTcgttttccctcctcttttcctaAAACATTGCGACTTTAGAGCCGCTCTCCCGACTTTGGGAATAAACGGAGTTTGAAATCCATTGCCAAATgaggcagcagagcctggagcgTGACTAAAGGCCGCGGTGACGGGCGAGACCGCCGAAGCGCCGAGGCACCGCGCAGCCCCCCCCTCCCACACAGACCTCGTCccagcccccccgggagcccccgGCACCGCACAGCGCCGTTCCCAGGGCAGGGACGGGGTTTTACAGCTGCTCTGCGGCTCACCCGAAGCATCCTCCTCCCGGGGAGCCTGGGCGAGGAGCCCGCAGCACACCCGACAGCCACATGCCGGAGAAATATTAAATCCAGCTTAGACGGCTTTTAAACTCCTGGGGTGCCAAAGCCCCGGGTGGCtgagcccccccaaaccccccctccGCAGGGAAGGGGGACCCAGGCAGCGGGACCTTATAGGTGCGAGGACACGCTGAGCtgccagagccctccctgcctcccccacccACCGGAGAAGGTTCGGAGAATGGCGATGACAGTCTGCGCCGAGAGGAGACGCTTAAAAATAACTCCCTTTTTCATCCTAACCTCCAACGCCGCCCCCggcgcggggcagggaggggatggcggGGAGCAGCACCCGGGCGCCCGctcccttctccccatcccgCCTCCCATCCCGGCGGGGGAGCAGCGTCCGTCCCGACTGGTCCCATCGTCTGGGACGCTCGGGGTGGTTTAAGGCCCCACATGAACCATCATTGTCTGGGATGCTCGGGGTGGTCCGAGGCCTCACGCGGTGCCTcctcctttcctgtttttccctGTCCCCTTGGCTACACATTAGAGGTGctcagagagaagaaagaagagaaaaagcccCCGAGCACCTTTCTGGGTCTCTCCCGGCAGGAAAAACACCCTGTCGCCATCCCAGtacccaccagcagctcccagcccggaGCTGCAAAGTCTCCTCCGGGCTCAGTCCCGAGGGGTAAATCTCCCGGCCGCGACCCCGGCGCAAACGCGTTCCCAATGCGGTGACAAAATCTGTCACTCCGGCTTCAGCTTTGGCTGGGGACGCCCGTTAATCAATCATCATTAATTCTGTCCCTCACAGAAGCTTTCACATGAACCCAGTAACGCTAATTGTCACCGTGTGGGAAGGATTATCCCCCTTCCCAGCAGGAAccaccagctcctgggctggggggtCTCACGCCTGCTTTTCACGGGGCTTGTGATGTATTTTCACCTTTACTGGAGCGCAGGAGACCCGGTCTGTGACTATTTACCCTCTGCCCGTGGCCCAAAGGTGACGACGGCTCATGGGTCCGAAACGTCCCTCGTTTCTCTCTCCGATTCCCCGGGGGAAGGACGGGATGGAGGAGATGTTCACACACAACCGCCTCCCCCAAGCACTCCCTGCTGCAGACGCCACCTCCACGCCTGGCGGAGGAGCATCTCGCAGGCTTCCCACCTTCAGGTCAACACGGCCCAGATGGCAGCCAGGAGCCACCAGGGCCACCAGTGTCACTTGGAGCACGATCCGGGACAGCAAGCTATAGGGAAAGGCGACGCTGGGGTGGTCTGGGGACACAGATGGGTCTGTCCCTCTGGATGGGGACAGTCCTTGGTGGGCTCCCCCAGGAGAGAAAGTCCCGATGGACAAACGGGACGCAGCAACACCCAGGAGTGGGGAGAGCCCCCAGTGCCACAAGTGCCCCCGGTGCCACCAGCCCCGTTCACCTTGACTTCTCCAAAGTCCT
Encoded here:
- the TMEM200B gene encoding transmembrane protein 200B, which translates into the protein MTAESAETNGPVRELEAGGTKPPPPRVPPRRRGRRLRRKSPPEVPVKGQLRMRSPSGAFVMVGISVVLVGMTIAVVGYWPHRGPGSTVAGAGNTSMAGDMRREVAAGRHVPHSEKLKLIGPVIMGIGLFIFICANTMLYENRDMETRRLMQKGLYSMAAGLPEGAGPEDGHCQRGDGQPVPKANAECVEGCYQVDLSCQPSPGNKWSDCYGPNRLQTAAELLQQPAASPTASLLSLRPGASAEANLSLSCRAGAESLLSSAVGALALPVIKLNNRLLDVAARGAGQRAEGGPAEHPLEDPRLSQGGSIAPCGQDHDGGGHGRDGGGHVVINMDGGCPGAEPEEFGLDAQLHTPGHSKSLDLGRPGVLLVAPIKDRKNRSWPRLDHVSLVGYAKLESTGESSDRLLEPGKPPSRSEPRPSSWVVGMERGERV